The genomic stretch GCGTAGTTATTTGTACTATTACTACAAAAAGTAAACAGAAAGAAGCACATATATTCgcaatacatatattatgtatgccTAAAGCCTAAAGCTTAAGGAATACGCAATAGAAGGACAGGCTTATGTTGGTTCAGCATTATTTTTACCCCAATAGTTAGAGGTACCAATTAGTACTAAATAGTGCTTTGAACTTGGAAACGACATTAAGCATAAATTTGCGAATTAATTTCTTCGCCTATCATTTAACTAGACACGACCTAGGCCGGCTCGCAATGTCACACGGCCTGACTAACCCATACATATTGGTAATAGTCAATAACAAAATAATGATATTAAACTTCGCTTATGAACGGTTGTGGTTAACGAGAAATAGTTTTCGAATATAATGAATAATTAGCAATAATAGCCTAAATTGTGTAATGCTCCTTTGTGGATTTTATACGCGATCATATCGTCTGTTGTATTGTGCGTGTCACGTCTCCAACGGGGCGTCACGGCATCCGGGCGGCCCGGCACGGCACGGCCCGGCCCGGCCCGGCGCCCGGTCCATGTTTGCcaaatatacagggcgtcccacagctatgccacatggagggaaagtaccctgaatattgtagatggaacattttactgaaagaagacattattttaattttaaaaacaatttaaactgcattcatagatttttaaataattacatggttgaaccgggaatcgaacccgctacacgagaaaaaaaaaccaccctgtagctttttcatcccgatcgaaaggcttcatcataaggctAATTAAAGTACGTCCATATAGTACGTAGTTAAGTGTACCAACATGATGACGTTGATGATGTCCCTGGTGTTATAGTTTGAATAATCTCAGATGAATTTTACGGGCtcggaccctaatctgttaaacaaaagatattgtttcctttatgcagtggttacaATGCTTACTGCTAATATCCCCGACGTAAGTAAAGGGAACAAAcccatttaaaaagcaaatttaccattctaattatatggtacaaattcttgaatcagctcattcggagataacacgtttttgCTATCTTTAAAAACAAGACCACCCTAattgttctctgaacaagctgtcatatgaatttgaaccttaatactatgacgatagttgctttttaaacgacatggttgctttggcacgtggctgtagaccgctcttaaaagaaacaaaggcttttgtttaacggattagcacccgaaCTCGAAAAATTCACCTGAGATTATTCAAACTATACCGTTTTACGCTTATGACAGAGTATAGGTAACTAGAGAAATGTATTATCAAAGTAATGATTAATATCATTTTAAACGGGCGCCATGTGCTACGTTTATCTAACTTAGTCTCAATAGTATCAATAAAGTCAAAGACCTCGGCCGAAGCCGGAtgcagtacctacctattatctGGTCACCTTATTGATCTTTAACTCATTGTGGAATGATTTTGGGGACTATGTATAGTTTGAATGAGTGTAAATATCTGATTGATCGTGACTAAGGCATGACTTTTTGAGCATACTTAAATTATTTCATATGACGTAAAGGTAAACGCAAGAACAATAAATTGGTTTGACTGTCGAAAGTTATAATGCCCTACATGGCACACTGTTAACACTTTGTGcttaaggtacctacttagaatATTCTTCACTTTATATTTTGGATAAGCTAGATCTAAAAATAAGTGAATCAAGCATCTTGTAAAGGAACAAGCTAACAACATTTTGCATACACATGCGAACAGCATGTTTAAAAAGCATGTCGAATCATCCTATTGTTTTCTTATCGGAAAATACCAACCGGCCTGCTCCGAATCAATTGATATACGTATTTAGTAATGTTTCACATCAATCCGATCCGATAATCTCATTAGTGAGATTGTGGCATTGATAAAGGTAAATCTGCCTCCATCGCTCGAATGTAAAAGTAATAGATGCAGATAACGATTTTCGATTTTTCGATGTTGGTAGTAGGCCCCtctggtaatcatcatcataatatcagccagaggacgtccactgctggacctaggcctcccccaaagagtgccacaatgaccggtcttctGGTAATATTgagtaggtacatttaatatCGAGTTTTGGTTTTGCGCATATCGCGCGATAGCATACCTACTTGACTCTGGTGTAATTAATAGGTCATTGGATAATTGTTATAGTTATAAGGTGACTTACAACCGCACTATCTCAGTCGGAACGGTACCTATCTGTGAATTTCGACTGTGCAGAGTCACAGGCCAACTTCTGTGTGCATATAGTGGTAATACGAGAACGCGCGCTTCCTATTACCCATTGAGGTTTCTCACCCGGAGGTTCCGCCGCACCGGGTTCAAAATCTGGCTGATACCAGTGATACCAAATACCAACGAGTTACTCCGAATTTATTTACGAAATACCTACCATTTGCTCTTCGGTAAAGGAAAATAATACGAGGAAAATGGTCTACCTTTAAAAAAaccgcatttaaccgatttccaagaccgaagtgatcccatagaGTTTTGTACGGAGCTCTAAAAACGTTTCCACTCTGGGCAGGTCAGGCCATTTGTTGGCGGTGAGTGAGCTCCCCGCGCCCGGAGAACTCCACTCTAAATAACGCATTAGATGCCCATGACATCAGCATTATCAACAGTTTGAACCCTCATGGTAACATTAACACACCTTCTGCATTCGTGACAGGACTTGCGCTAACTTCTGTTGGTGGTCAGCATGCAAGCTCCCCGCGCCCGGAGAATCCGCTCTAAATAACACATTGGATGCCCATCATATCAGCATTATCAACAGTTTGAaccctaatggtaacattaACACATCTTCTGCAGTCGTGACACTCGTGACAGGACTTGCTCTAACTTCTGTTGGCGGTCAGCGATCTCCCCGCGCCCGGAGAAGTCCACTCTAAATAACGCATTGGAAGCCCATGATATCAGCATTATCAACACTTTGAACCCCAATGGTAACATTAACACACCTTCTGCAGTCGTGACAGGACTTGCGCTAACTTCTGTTGGTGGTCAGCATGCAAGCTCCCCGCGCCCGGAGAATCCGCTCTAAATAACACATTGGAAGCCCATGATATCAGCATTATCAACACTTTGAACCCCAATGGTAACATTAACACACCTTCTGCAGTCGTGACAGGACTTGCGCTAACTTCTGTTGGCGGTCAGCAAGCTCCCCGCGCCCGGAGAAGTCCACTCGAAACAACGCCATGATGGAGTCGATGATCAGCAGTTTGAACACCCCGCCCTCTTCGTGAAACTTCGCTGCCACGTAGTCTAGGAGCTCTGCCTTGAGAAATATGTTAAAGTTAAAATTTTTAGCACGTGATAATGAAGAAgctactaaggcccacttgcaccagtccactaacccggggttaaccggttaaacctggagtatGTATAGACATTAGTTATAAGAAACATGTACCTACCGTTTGTGCCCAAATAAgcattaaaacatttattttagccTTGTTTACCGGATGTATAAGTTAAACGAATAGAATTTGACGCTACGCGGAGTAAGGCCGTGGCCGGCTTTTGACAGCTGAAGTAGATTGAGCTGTAGTGGATTGTGAAATGTTAGCGTTAATCTACTTCAGCTGTCAAAACTGCGGCTTAAGCAAAAGTACCGTGAGTACAATTTATAGTATTGTACTGGATGGATGGAGGACGATGTCGTGGATAGGGCGAAGTGGAGAAGCTTAAGCAGGAAGCtgacaccccccccccccccgcacCATGTGGGATAGATAGCTAGGAAgagagagagatagagagagtATTGTACCTGATGCTCTGATGTGTAAGCTCTAGCGTAGAGGACGTTATCTAGGACAGCATTCTGGTCCAAGTTGAATCTGTCAGCAATAGGACGAAGTCTGTCGGGGCGACTGAAATGACGCTAAGGAAACTTTGCAGTATTTTCAATACACTTGTAATACTTGTAGATATACTAATCGATactaatacaaaaaataaaataatacccaAATTACTAATAACTCCACGCAAAGTTAGCAAAAGCAAAAGCAgagcaaaagctagtatttttattttaacaagaTGATATATATGCGCGATAAACTAGTACCATTCAACTAACTACGCATTTATGGGCTATTCTTATTATTGCGCATTTAAACAGGTACATAACACACGTGTATAGCTAATCTCATACTTGTAATAAGTATACTTAACTTAATGTATTATTTCTGTTGGCTAAATCtgtaaataaagtattaaaatattcgtaaaagtattaaatatatctaattatGAATGTGATTATATGActaaaatttattatattacaagAAAACAAACATTCGTGTAATGTTCGTGTAACATAGAGGTCAAGGCCGAACTTAATAGATGAGCGACTTTATTAAACGACTTCCTGATCCGGTCCGGTGCGAAGGACCGTGACCTTCATTACATCAactttttcgtagttttcgaccTTAACGCTATTTAAATAAAGATGGTAGGTTACGCTACGGATGATGATAGGTGGTGCTATACGAGTCACAGACACGCCGCTCAGGAGTACGCCTTGtacttaatatataataattctaagcttaatagaaTATAATCGTCCCCAGACATTATCTAAACGCGAGATCTAAACGCTTCATacctataagtatgtatttaaagGATACAACGTGTGTTCGGTATCTAGGAACATAACCTTCCCTCCTTGGTAGCCGCTGGGCGAAGGTATCTGTGTGGTCACGCACAGAGTGTGAGACAGCTGGGTCTTCCCTGTACGAAACTCTCCGAACACTTCTGTTATTGCCATTGACTCTATTCCACCAGCCAACAGTTTACTacgaacaaaataacataaagaTTTTGCTCTATCCTATGGTTAAGACTGAAAATACTAATACTCACTCTAATTCGCTACTTCCCGTACTAATTTTAAACACTTGCTTTCGTTTATCGCTTACTTCTAAAGCAGTCATGAAGCCAAGAGTAACAACCTtttgacatgcttctttaattTTGTCTACTTTTGCATCGGAAAAACCTTTTATATTACATAGTTTTTTCTTCGTGGACATTTGAATACCTTTGATGGTACAAATGCCAGCCGTTTTCAGTTTTTTAATATCGGCTACATTTATGCCATGCTTTTGTAATATATCAACATCTTGAAAAAAAGTTTCTTCTTCTGTGTCTGATACATTTTCATCGAGACCTTGTTCAAGCATTGTTAAAATTGTAAACTGCTGTTTTAAATTATTGATCCAATACAATGTAAAACTTTGGcgccaaattttattttttttagtcaaTATATATGCACGATGGAGCGTCATTTCCGTTTCCGTGACGTACAAGAAATTGGTCAGAGAGcaacgaaaattttattactcaagataatttaaaataaatatctgaaaaattaattattttcgtgaTATCAGTGAAATTTTCTAAAAAACAGGTAGAATtaattgaatataaaattattttaacgtCTCATCCTTGCGTCTACATAgggcttttaaaaataaagaaaattgtCTATTCCTATAATTTGCAGTGTTGCTAGCAATAATTTTTATTTCCCCGACAAACTCAAAGAAAGTTACGTCTTTACACAACTTGTCAATAAAAATAGGTTATAAACAGAGATACACGTGGAAGTTCTTTAAAGTCTATCTTACTTTATTTACAAATcctgtatttatataattaattttcttattactAAACTAAATGCTGACTTAACAAGAAATCGATTAATCTCCTTTGCGATATGTGTGGcaacattattaaaaataataactttagtCTTTGATTTGACTTCGTTGAAAGAGCTTGTTGCGGCGCATTTTAGAggatttttaattataaatttataattacaTCAAGAAATTTACCGTCTATCCCATCTCAGTTAAGGTAAGGGGGTAAGTTGACCCTACGGAAGTACTGaaaagtgattatttatattatgttcaTATATTTCCTCCTATATCACAGCCATGTTGAAGTAGTGTTGATTTTACTAAGTTTTCATCAGTTTATCGTCTAAGAAAGTTAAAGTTGTTCACAAGTATATGTGAAAGACCCAAGTTGAGTTTGTGTTGTGAAAGTAAAAAGTTAAAAGTCTATCAATATGAAAAGTGTTATAAAGTGCCACCGAATCTGGCGTCGAGGCGTCATCTTTAAGGTAAGGCTGGATGTGTCTTCAATATACATCAGAACGTAGCATTATAACGGTTGTGACATCGGCCAACAAAAAATCACGTACATAGCAGTTATTCAATATTGAACATTCGTAATTTCATGTTATTTCTTAGGTTGGTTTGTACTCAAGTGCAAACAATAGTTTTGTGTCAAGAATGGACATTAAATTTATCGGCAATGAAAGCTGAGCTTGTTCTTATCTTCAGTCTATATgcaaaatatattttcttttcaTACATGAACTGTTTTGTTTCCATATCACTTGCTTGCGTATAATATAAGGAAGTGTGTACTAACTATCAAGTATTACATTTTGGTCTGAAATGCAAATTTAACTAGTAACTATAAACTCAAGGAATGCTTTTGGGTTGGGTACCTTGAGCTACATTAACAATCTTCATTTAAGTCATACTCTGTTCTCAGGGATGGATTCAGAAGATTCGCGTGATGGTCAGGGAGATGCACAATCATCTTCAAGTAGTAGCAGCTCAAGCTCCAGAAGTCGTCGGAGCTCATCATCAAGTGTGTCATCTAAAAAAGATGCAAAGTCACCTCCACATTCTCCCCCTCGGTCACCACCGCAGTCACCACCGCGGTCACCACCGCGGTCACCACCACAGTCTCCTCCGCAGTCACCTCCAACGTCACCACCTAGATCACCTCGCTCACAAAGTTCCGATTGCCCAAGGTCTCCGTCACCAGAGATCCGCTCACGATCCCGTTCACTGCGGTCCCAATCTCCTAGTAAAGCACGCTCCCCCAGTAACTTGAGCGGAGCTCATTCAGATATAAATTCACCTGAAAATTCTATGCCAACTTCACCTGCTGGACCAAAATCCCCAGATGCTCCAAAGTCTCCCAGTGAGCCTGGTTCTCCTGACAACCGCGAGCAATACTCAGCGCGACATTCAGGTGGTGAAGGTCCAAAGACTCCCCAAAGTCCTAGCAGTTCAGTCCGGTCAGGTGCCGGATCACCCGACACTAGGTCTCGGCCTGCTTCACCTGACTCTGCATCACAGGCAACATCTCCTTCAAGAAATCCTAACCAAAATTCTCGTCCTTCAAGTCCCTCTCCAGATAGGAATTCATCTAGATCATCAGTAGTAATGTCACCAAAAAAACGAGAATGGAGCCCTAAAGAAAACTGGAGGAGGCATACTAAAGCTGAACAGAAAATGGTGCCTAGGTCACGAGAAAGAAGCAGATCGGAATCTAGTCAGTCGAGTAGAAGCTCTTCTTATAATAAGAGAACTAGCGCTAAGGACCCTGCTACTGAAGAAATTTCTGAAGGTAAATGTTGTGATTTTAAAACTGACACGGGATTTGATCCCGTGCACTTACTTTCACTATTTGGCCAGACGGTTCAAACATGTCGTGAAATTATGACTGATAATCATGTTAGTTAATCAGCATATCAATCCCTGTTCACACTCATACTTACAGGGAAAAAATTGTTGTAATTGCTACCATAGTGCGCAAACAAAGAGTCTGTTCTGTAACAGCACAACTAACTGTATTGGTTGTAATGACTGTTCATTACAACCAATTTTCTGCATTATTGTTCCAAATTAGTATGATTATGAAACAAGGGTATCAATATATATTAAACAGAAAAATTAtcagtttaataactaaaaactTAAAGTTTAAACGCAATTTAGAGATAAATGAGGGGTCCCTAGGCCTAGTTCATTTATTTCAccaaataacatttaatttataaaaatgcacGTCACATACAATATGAAATTTGATATACGTAAAGAACCCATGAATTTAGtcttacaatttatttattttctattaaatatatttatttttaggtgAAATGGAATCAGATCAGGAAGAAGATAAAAAATCTAGGAGTAAATCACAAAGTAGCGATAAAGCTGATGCAAAAGATTTGAATATCAGCCATGAAGACCTATCAGATGTATCAGATCTAGACTCTTTAGGGCCAGATGATACTGCTAAAGGATCAAAGGTAATcattacaaaaaattatataaattacattaaaagtTTATGATCTTAAACCTGATAAACAGATTGTCTTGaagcttaacacattcactgccagaaACACTAGGCGTGTTCTCTGTTTTCCACAAAGCGGATAAACCACTtaaacttttgaacgccacattcatttgccgtgccactgacgccatggggtaaaatttagttttgtgaataaataatgccaacctaaaagtggggcaTTTTTTAGTAGATTTtaatcaaaaaacgatcgacgtcaaatgccgtctttggcgtcgttgtcacgatttttgcgttgacgtcaattgccgtctgtggcgttagTTAATCGGCTATGATTGCTACGGATGTAGAGAGAGAGAGTAGCGTGCGCTGGTAGTGTATGCGTTAAATACGGGCTAATCTTATCTTGCTTTATTGTTCAATTATATTTTCTATATCCATCAATTTCAGCCTAAATCTACACCGGCATCTCCAGAAAAACTTGAGGTTAATGGAAATAATGGGATAAGCTCGCATTCATCACCTAAATCAGACAGCGGAAAAGTAGACACACCTAAGCTGGACAAAGTAAGTGTTTTATTGGTCAATCGTTGATAGATTTATCTACATAAGAATTGTGAAAATTATCTTATATCAATTATGCAACAAAGGAGTTTAAATATTTCGTTTATTAGAAATTTCATCGCCAattctatagtctgtatctttaggtatttaaataaaagtaaacaaacaatttttacataattgggtagttataagatttattggttaaccaaccaaatacaaaaccgcctggatctgtcactgatcgacctgactttaacctacattatttgatcataaattaataatatgttaTAAGTAAGCTATActgtgcccttacagggtcCATGTGAGACATTGTACATAATATTATACGTGACATCTATACTGTACCATGGTTGCAATAAAGAATTATgaattaaaattatgaaaaattaaCCTATTGATCCAGGTTCCCCTAGAAAAGACCAGTAACACAGAGGATGGCGAGGAGCAACTAGACTTTGAAGCCGAGGAAGGTGAATGTGTGGAGCCTAAAACTGCTGAACAAGCTAATGGAGATGGAGAAATTGTTGAGCAAGGTGAATATATAGTAAATTATTTCTACAAAACTTATTGAATAGTTCTCCATAAGTAAATACTCAGCGTCTTCACACAAAGTTCTATGCAGGGGAGTCAGCTATCTAACTGCGTTTAGCACTAAGTAGCATTTTTGCTGGTTAGCTGTCTGTACaagcacaaaataaaataataaaatattatataatacttataaatgAAATGGCGTATATCGAATAAATTTTAGGAGCAAACGAGCTGTCTCGTGAGCAAATTGTTCCCCTAAGCAGCTTGGTCTGTGAAGATTTGCCTCGCTCGAAATATAGTGGTAGGGGCCGTGTGAGTGATTGATCCTTTGCCCTTGTGACTTGTGAGGCGTCCCATTCTTGTTACCCCGCTTATTGAATACATGCCTGAATAAGATGGCTTCTATATAAATTTTTTAATATCCTATTCACATACCTACTATATTATTTTAGCTGAAGAAGTGAAGCCGCGCCGAGTATCTAGAGGCTCATCTCTTGAAGAGGGCGAAGTGTCAGACGAGGCCGAACGTCGGCCGGAGGAGAGCGAGCCTCGGCCCGTGTGCCGGTTCTTCTCGCGCGGCGCTTGCACGTGGGGTGTCAGCTGCAGGTGAGAGGCTCGTACAAAAGGGCGAAGTGTCGGACGAGGCCGAAGGTCGGTCTGAGGGGAGCGAGCTGCGGCCCGTGTGGTTCTTCTCGCAAGACGTTTGCACGTGGGGTATCAGCTGCAGGTGAGAGGGTGGTACAAAAGGGCGAAGTGTCAGACGAGGCCGAAGGTCGGCCGGAGGAGAGCGAGCCTCGGCCCGTGTGCCCGTTATTCTCGCGCGGCGCTTGCACGTGGGGCGTCAGCTGCAGGCGAGAGCAAATGTCGGACGGTCCATTagcatatattataattatttgcgaTTTGTATGACTTCCTGGTACCTAAGACACTACTACTAATCTCACCATAATGGGCCTATCTTGCGCAGAACGCTGTATCAATAAAGATAATGGAATATTGGAAATCCATAAAACAGACatatccagcagtggacgtgaCTGAagtgagcgtttcttttatacatctccccatatactttgtatggcggtaacaaaaaggaaattTTGAAAAGtatatggaaattttaggacactttttttctcctacaAGCATGAAAAGGGCTCGGGATCTTGATTAGAAATAGCAATAGCCCAAAAGTGGCAagaaaggtcacaatatataaaaatggcaataaataaaagaaacgctcaagCAGACGGCGCCGGATAAGATAATTGATAAAATATGATTTGTTATAGGTTCCTACACCCGGGTGTGACGGACAAGGGCAACTACAACATGTTCGACGTGGTGCGGGGAGTCCCTGCGGCGGGCTACACGGCGCCGCCGCGCGACGCCGCCCCGCCCGAGTCCGCCTGGGAACGAGGCCTGAGGACTGCCAAGGAGGTACACGCATACAACagatcgtcgggtgacaagcaaaagttactaagtactatcaaaaaattaaagtaacaatgcactttattacacttgtaacacggtttattgtccaataatttcaatggtgttagttagtgacttttgcttgtcacccaacGAGATAATATAATAGGgcatttgactagtagtcaaatcaGTGTATTTTTTCGAACAAAACAATTTGCCacaatggaatttatatgaaagttATGAAACATTACACAATGACGTCACAGTCAAATTACGTACTTACTCTTTATACGATTTATAAAATAGAatttgtgtctaaaaatatttcatgcatgatgtgaaataatttattttgaatacaGTTAACATCCCTATATGGTCAGATGTAGAGAAAAAGTACAACTTAGAATCGGATGATTTTCAGTGACTTAAAAACTACTATTTGGTATCTACACAGAAAAAGtgcgggcaagtgcgagtcggactcgcgcacgaagggttccgtaccataaagcaaaaataaaacggaaaaaatgcaaaaagaaaacggtcacccatccaagtactgaccacgcccgacgttgcttaactttgctcaaaaatcacgtttgctgtatgggaaccccacttaaatctttattttattctgtttttagtatttgttgttatagcggcaacagaaatacatcatctgtgaaaatttcaactgtctagctatcacggttcgtgagatacagcctggtgacagacagacggacggacggacggacagacagcgaagtcttagtaatagggtcccgttttaccctttgggtacggaaccctaaaaacagacgTTACAGAcgtaaaaagtaatataaaaaataaaatatttgttgaaAGTTTGTCATTAGTCTGGCCATTTATTTAAAAAGCCAGCATTTACTATCA from Cydia fagiglandana chromosome 11, ilCydFagi1.1, whole genome shotgun sequence encodes the following:
- the LOC134668526 gene encoding meiotic recombination protein DMC1/LIM15 homolog, whose translation is MLEQGLDENVSDTEEETFFQDVDILQKHGINVADIKKLKTAGICTIKGIQMSTKKKLCNIKGFSDAKVDKIKEACQKVVTLGFMTALEVSDKRKQVFKISTGSSELDKLLAGGIESMAITEVFGEFRTGKTQLSHTLCVTTQIPSPSGYQGGKVMFLDTEHTFRPDRLRPIADRFNLDQNAVLDNVLYARAYTSEHQAELLDYVAAKFHEEGGVFKLLIIDSIMALFRVDFSGRGELADRQQKLAQVLSRLQKISEEYNVAVFITNQMTADPGATLSFQVDPKKPIGGNILAHASTTRISLRKGRGENRIAKIYDSPDLPESEATFAITSGGVSDAKD
- the LOC134668881 gene encoding serine/arginine repetitive matrix protein 2; the protein is MDSEDSRDGQGDAQSSSSSSSSSSRSRRSSSSSVSSKKDAKSPPHSPPRSPPQSPPRSPPRSPPQSPPQSPPTSPPRSPRSQSSDCPRSPSPEIRSRSRSLRSQSPSKARSPSNLSGAHSDINSPENSMPTSPAGPKSPDAPKSPSEPGSPDNREQYSARHSGGEGPKTPQSPSSSVRSGAGSPDTRSRPASPDSASQATSPSRNPNQNSRPSSPSPDRNSSRSSVVMSPKKREWSPKENWRRHTKAEQKMVPRSRERSRSESSQSSRSSSYNKRTSAKDPATEEISEGEMESDQEEDKKSRSKSQSSDKADAKDLNISHEDLSDVSDLDSLGPDDTAKGSKPKSTPASPEKLEVNGNNGISSHSSPKSDSGKVDTPKLDKVPLEKTSNTEDGEEQLDFEAEEGECVEPKTAEQANGDGEIVEQAEEVKPRRVSRGSSLEEGEVSDEAERRPEESEPRPVCRFFSRGACTWGVSCRFLHPGVTDKGNYNMFDVVRGVPAAGYTAPPRDAAPPESAWERGLRTAKEMLRIANKRKEQDMDFEEKKLHLSVGGVVHDPDAELAYAAAAVGASPPRHEPMRDPDVFRPGHDVHGPYGPMYRGRFPRPVLDERERFFERERVYERERGYDRGHYDERSVMPEEPAYHKRRVRSSREVIVQRAEVERREAREGRRDGREGRPRDARDMRDQRDMRDPRDMRDPRDGRDPRDGRGDDWADPWMRAEPAARRRRPPSSDDSYSSSSSSNSSSRSSRSPGARRKRRASSSSRQRLSPSVIVRERRMASARATAMNPPAPRRRAPSPAAARQLAANPPAPPRHKDEIDPYGRSKASSRNRDRKRYSRSSSSGSESSSSSSESESESHSSSSSGSSGARRARQARLLNAAARPRLNAKSSAGLAAAVSTTVASKKETTSDKESGGKKRPAGSPPNSGPAKKPVSRREELLKQLKAVEDAIARKRSKI